The following proteins come from a genomic window of Nicotiana tomentosiformis chromosome 12, ASM39032v3, whole genome shotgun sequence:
- the LOC138891389 gene encoding nudix hydrolase 8-like — protein sequence MHSKYSVLVLLVVQEKHSAPALSGLWKIPTGFILESEEIFTGIVREVKEETGIDTEFVEVMAFRHAQNVAFEKSDLFFVCLLRPLSKHIKVDDLEIKAAKWMPLAEFVEQPLIQGDDMFKKIIDIFIARLGKRYCGLSVHQLVSKFDDKLSTLYFNTVDDPDLNCEAS from the exons ATGCACTCCAAATATTCTGTTTTGGTCTTGCTCGTCGTGCAAGAGAAACATTCTGCCCCGGCTCTTTCAGGCTTATGGAAAATACCAACTGGTTTTATTCTTGAG TCAGAGGAGATCTTTACAGGAATTGTGAGGGAAGTGAAGGAGGAAACTGGG ATTGATACTGAATTTGTGGAGGTTATGGCTTTCAG GCACGCACAAAATGTGGCCTTTGAAAAGTCCGATTTGTTCTTCGTCTGCCTATTAAGGCCCCTGTCAAAACATATCAAGGTTGATGATCTAGAAATTAAGGCTGCTAAG TGGATGCCTCTAGCTGAGTTTGTGGAGCAGCCCCTAATACAAGGTGATGACATGTTCAAGAAAATAATTGACATTTTTATCGCTCGACTAGGGAAGCGTTACTGCGGATTGTCTGTCCATCAACTGGTTTCCAAATTTGATGACAAACTTTCCACATTGTACTTCAACACAGTTGATGATCCAGATTTGAACTGTGAAGCTAGTTAG